The Candidatus Abyssobacteria bacterium SURF_5 DNA window AGAATCAGCAATAACAAGAATATTGGAAGACGTGCCGGATGAATGGAGTCTTTCCGCCAATGAAAAGGCAGCATTGAGGGCATTCCTTATTGAAAGGCGGAAGGTTCTTCGTGCTTGCTTTCACAAAAACCTGCGGCATTTTCCATTTAAACAAAGGAGAGGGAAATGAATAGCAAGTGCAAATATGTTATCGTTCGATTCGTTCCCGATTTCGTGAAGGGCGAGTTCGTGAATGTCGGCATTGTCCTGGAATGTCGGGAGCGGCGGTTTGTTGATTTTCATTTTTCCTCGGATCTTGCTCGGATATCGAGAATCTTCCCAAACGCAAATGTGGACATAGTGCGTGGAATAGCAAAAGACCTTCGTAAAAGGCTAGGCAGATCCGGTGAAGAATATTATGCCGATCTCTTTCGAAGTTCAAGTACACAAGAAGCCGATACTTTTTTGGCGAAGCTGTTGCATGACTACAGCAATCATATTGAAATCTCTCAACCCAAGGCTTCCCTTTGTGATGATCCTGAAGAAGAATTGAAGAAGCTCTTTCAGATGTACGTGACTTCAAAAACCAAACCTGAGGAAAAAGCTCCAACTCATCAGAGAATCGTGAGAGAATTCAAAAGGCAATTTCAAGAAGAGAAGGTATTGACCCTTCTAATGGAGCAGGAAAGAGTTTCAGGAAAGGGATATGAATATATAGTTGATTTTGCTTATCGCAATGGAATTCCGAACTACATCGAAACGCTCAACCTTGCTGTGTCCGATGACCACAAGAAAAACAATACCCTACGCTTGATAGCCGAATCGCTCGACATCAGGCGGAAGCATAAGAAAGCTCAATTTTCTGCACTTATCTATGCTTCTGAAGACATGGGTCCTGAAGAAAAAAAGGCAGTAAAATCACTTCAGGATTTCGAAATCAATCCTTATCCGAAAGACAAGCTTGGCCTGCTCGCCAAGAAGATCAAAAAGGATGTTGGAGATAAGATCTGAAAGTAGACGCCTCTAGCCTTTCCTTTTCCTCTTGGGCTTATGTCTGAACTTGCCATACTTTTGTTCTAGCTTTAGGTTATAGGAGTGATACTCCTGGCTATCTTCCTCGTTATCTAATTCCATGCCTTCAAAAGCCCTCCCCCGGCGTTTTGGGCCAAAGAGCCTTGCATACTCTCCTTTGAAGGCTTGGAAGGTCTCCCATTCCCTTTCTTGTTGTTCCTTGTTTTGATATCCTTTTTGCCAAGGTTTCCTTCCGTACTCGTCAAAACCGATGGAGGTCCCGTCTTGATAGCCGACATACATGCCGGTGGTAAAGGTAACCGAACGGGGATCTGGCATGAGTAGGTAGCCATCTCCGAATTTACTCCAATGTTGAGTAGATAGACTTTTCTCCGGATATAGCCATTCTTCTTTTGCGGCGGCGAGATACCTGTATGCTCTTTTCTTTATTATATAGTTGATTTCGATGACCTCTCTTTCAGTGAGAGACCTCCTTGTCTGGATCTGCAGAAAGTTAAAGATCGCTGTCCGAAACGGGGCCGGATTTGGGCGTGACTCTAATGGATTCGCGTATGGATTTCGTACCCACGATAGGTTCGTGAAAATGAGCATCTTCTCCAGATTCAGAGGAAATAATGTATGGGTGCCGGTAAGCCATACGCCAGGATCGCGATGTCCTTGGCACCATTTGGAGCCAGGAAAGCAGCCGCCATTGTACACAGTTACAGGATGGTCCGAAAGGAGGAATTTGGTCTCGGACTGAGAAGCATCGACGATGCTCCAAACGCTTTCAGTCCAGAAAGCACAGAAGAGTTGCTGCAATTCCTGCACTTTCAGTAAGACAAGGTTTTTGTCCGACAGCTTTACCAAATCAGCCAGCGTTGCCAGTCCTTTGGGGGTCCGGAGCTTTTGAATGCTGAGAAACAGTAGTAGGTTATGAAACGATGGCTCGTCAACACTCGGATGTTCAAAGGTGGAAAAATGCTCCACCGCAGGCTTACCCAGCGAATCAATCCGTCCGAAAAATTTCTGCTCTATCTCCGTCGACTCCCACTGTCCAAATCTGGTTGTATAGAGATCCTCCTCCCTGAAACATCTGGGAGGACCCCATCTGAGTAAAGACCTCCGCTGGTATTTTCGCTTTCCATTAACAACCTTATCAGGATGCAAATCAAGATAATAGAATTTCTTTTCCCGAACATCATTCAACAAAAAACGATGCTGATACCACTCGGGTACATAATGATTTCTTCTGTAGTCAGTCGCTGGCATGCGCTCGGAGAGTAGAAGGCAAAAGAGTTTCTGGGAATATGAGGTTATTGGGGAGGTGATTCATAGTCAAAATATCAACTTTGCTTCAACTCTGCATCCTCCCAGCTACTTTGAGTCAAACTGTACACAAGTGCATCTCCGCCACTCCGGCACGTATGCGGAAAGAACGCTCTTGAAAAGTCTTCCGTGATTTGGGATTCTCATATGCAGCAGTTCGTGGACAATGACATAATCTTGAAAACGGTCCGACTCGTTCAAGAGATCAGTTGAAAACGTCATTCGGCCACTTGTCGAGTGGGAAGCCCATTTGCGGGTCATCTTTTGCAGGCGCACCTGCTCCGGCTGAACCTTTATCCTTTTGGCCCAGGATACCACTTTTTCCTTGAACTGTTGAGCTTCCTGGGCATTTTTCTCTTTCTGCTTTTTCATTGACGGCGTAATCTCAAAATCGCTTCAGTCAGGTCAACCATGCGCTTCGGACTGACGACGCGAAGCAAAGAGTTGTAAATCTCAATTTTCAATTGACGCTGCTCGTCGGTGTTCGTGGCATAGTTCGGAAAGCGTTCGTAAGCAGCCGTAATTTCCTTTGCGATTGCTTCGGCGTCCGGCAACTTCTCCTGTTTCAACAGCCAGAACACTTCGAATGTGTCTGGATCAAGGCCACTTTCCTTGCGCGCTTTTTCAGCTTCAAACTTCTCCCGCATTAAGGCTTCTATTCTCTCCATGGCGTCTTTTGTCGATACCTGGCGATCCTCCAAAGCCGCCATGACAGCCTCGGCGCGGTCGGAAATGGAAATTAGATACGGCTCCTTCTCGCCCCGCTCGTTGGCCGCTTGCGTCAGGCTCTTCACGAGGTTGACGATCTTCGGATTGTCCGGTCCCTTCTTCTTTTTCAATGCTTCCAGCGCCGCCGCGTCGAATTCGACGGTTTTGGTCATTTCGTTCAGATATGCTTCGGCGCTGTCACGAACCAGCATCTCCGTCTTGTGCGCTATGTCGCCGTAAAACATGGTCTTCTTGCCATAGGCATTTCGCAGCATGACGTAAATATCCACCAGGCGGTTGTAGTCCTCTATATGGTCTCTCAGTTCCGGGTCTGGCGACAGAATCTCATACAGTGTCTCCAGTTCTTTGAAGAAATCGGCGAACTGCTGTCGTTTATCCTTGTCCATGAATTCCTCGTACAGCAGCCTGTCCAGCTTCTCGTCGTTACCGCCTCCTTTGCCGGCTGCTTCCAAATATTTTTTGCCCGGACCGGCCATCAATTCCTTGAAGCGGGCAAACAGCACGTCAAGGTCTTCGATCACACCGCTCACTTCATCGGAATCGAACGCGAGCGCCTTATTCAATTCCTTGAGAACACCCACGAAGTCGATTACGAGGCCACAGGGTTTCTCGACGCCCTCAGCATCCACGTACGGGCGGTTAACCCGCGCGACGGCCTGCAGCAGCACATGGTCGCGCATCGGCTTATCCAGATACATGCAATACAGGATGGGCGCATCATAGCCGGTCAGAAGCTTGTCAGTGACAATGAAAATCTTCGGCATCTGGTCAGGCTTCGGGAACTTCTTGCGCTCCTTTTTCTCGCTGCTCTCGTCCAACTGCATATCCGCGACAAGAGGACGGTCAATAGCGTCCGCGGCATTTTTCGTATAGATCGGGGTGGAATACTCCGGAGGCAGATGCTTGTCAAGCGCGCGTTTGTAGAGCGCGCATGCTTCGCGGTCAACCGCAACAACGAAAGCCTTATAACCAAGCGGTTCGACGAATTTCTTGAAATGATCGGCAATGAACGCCGCCACCTTTTCGACGCGGTCATTTCCCTTCAGGAACGCCTTCAAATGCACCGCACGATCAAGAATGCGGTTCAACTCATCAATGTCGCTGACGCCTTCGGTTTCGATCAGGCTAAAGAACTCCTTTTCGAGCAGGTCGTCGGGAAGCCGAACATCGCTCGGCGCAAGCGTGTGCCGAAGCTTGAGCGTCGTTCCATCTTCGATGGATTCCCTGATGGAATACTTGTCGAGGTACCCTTTATCGTCCTCCTTGCCAAATGTCTTGAAAGTACCCTTGCCGTACGCTGTCTTGTCTATCGGCGTGCCGGTGAAGCCGATCAGCGTGGCGTTCGGCAGCGCACCCATGAGGTAATTGCCAAGGTCGCCACCCATCGAACGATGCGCCTCGTCGATGAGGACGAAAAAGTCCGACCGCGTACACGAGTCTTTGCGGATATCCTTGAACTTGTGAACCATCGAAATGATGAGTCCCCGGAAATCCTGATCGAGAATGTCCTGAAGCCTGGCGCGGCTGTCTGCGGTGGCAATCTTTATATCACGCCCCTGCATCTCGCCCACAAGCCGTTCAATCCAGCCGGACAACTGGCCTTCGAGCTCGTTCCGGTCGACAACGACCATTACCGTGGCGCCGGGGAAATCTTTCTTGTTCTCCAGAATGAGCCGCGCAGCCGTAATCAGCGTGAACGTCTTGCCGGAACCCTGCGTATGCCAGATGAGACCTGTCTTCTTCTGCAGATCGCCGCAGCGCCGCACCACTTTTACCGCCGCCCGCGTCTGGTGCTGACGCAGGATGGTTTTCTGTAATTCATCGTCTTTCAGGAAGAAAAGAATCCACTCCTTCAGCATTGCCAGGAACAGAGAGCGATCAAAAAAAGCCTGGACGGCTTGCTTATACGTTTCGGATGGCTGCTCTTTCCAGCGGAAGATATTTTTTCGCGAATAGTTCCATGTGACGCCGTAGAAATATTCGATCAG harbors:
- a CDS encoding DUF3037 domain-containing protein; the encoded protein is MNSKCKYVIVRFVPDFVKGEFVNVGIVLECRERRFVDFHFSSDLARISRIFPNANVDIVRGIAKDLRKRLGRSGEEYYADLFRSSSTQEADTFLAKLLHDYSNHIEISQPKASLCDDPEEELKKLFQMYVTSKTKPEEKAPTHQRIVREFKRQFQEEKVLTLLMEQERVSGKGYEYIVDFAYRNGIPNYIETLNLAVSDDHKKNNTLRLIAESLDIRRKHKKAQFSALIYASEDMGPEEKKAVKSLQDFEINPYPKDKLGLLAKKIKKDVGDKI
- a CDS encoding DUF4238 domain-containing protein, yielding MPATDYRRNHYVPEWYQHRFLLNDVREKKFYYLDLHPDKVVNGKRKYQRRSLLRWGPPRCFREEDLYTTRFGQWESTEIEQKFFGRIDSLGKPAVEHFSTFEHPSVDEPSFHNLLLFLSIQKLRTPKGLATLADLVKLSDKNLVLLKVQELQQLFCAFWTESVWSIVDASQSETKFLLSDHPVTVYNGGCFPGSKWCQGHRDPGVWLTGTHTLFPLNLEKMLIFTNLSWVRNPYANPLESRPNPAPFRTAIFNFLQIQTRRSLTEREVIEINYIIKKRAYRYLAAAKEEWLYPEKSLSTQHWSKFGDGYLLMPDPRSVTFTTGMYVGYQDGTSIGFDEYGRKPWQKGYQNKEQQEREWETFQAFKGEYARLFGPKRRGRAFEGMELDNEEDSQEYHSYNLKLEQKYGKFRHKPKRKRKG
- a CDS encoding M48 family peptidase; the protein is MKKQKEKNAQEAQQFKEKVVSWAKRIKVQPEQVRLQKMTRKWASHSTSGRMTFSTDLLNESDRFQDYVIVHELLHMRIPNHGRLFKSVLSAYVPEWRRCTCVQFDSK
- a CDS encoding HsdR family type I site-specific deoxyribonuclease — encoded protein: MTKTLASEIGTVQFPLIKHAEEIGWTAVSDTEALRLRSGEAGLFFQKELEEALLRLNPGVVTTDNVQSIIQRMESVPNTIEGNREILEWLRGNRTIYDESEKRYRNVTLVDFGELIKNVYHVTYEWTFRALNKKGNRADVMFLVNGVPVAIVENKNPKLPDAMERAVKQLRRYELETPELLTMPQVFNVTHLIEYFYGVTWNYSRKNIFRWKEQPSETYKQAVQAFFDRSLFLAMLKEWILFFLKDDELQKTILRQHQTRAAVKVVRRCGDLQKKTGLIWHTQGSGKTFTLITAARLILENKKDFPGATVMVVVDRNELEGQLSGWIERLVGEMQGRDIKIATADSRARLQDILDQDFRGLIISMVHKFKDIRKDSCTRSDFFVLIDEAHRSMGGDLGNYLMGALPNATLIGFTGTPIDKTAYGKGTFKTFGKEDDKGYLDKYSIRESIEDGTTLKLRHTLAPSDVRLPDDLLEKEFFSLIETEGVSDIDELNRILDRAVHLKAFLKGNDRVEKVAAFIADHFKKFVEPLGYKAFVVAVDREACALYKRALDKHLPPEYSTPIYTKNAADAIDRPLVADMQLDESSEKKERKKFPKPDQMPKIFIVTDKLLTGYDAPILYCMYLDKPMRDHVLLQAVARVNRPYVDAEGVEKPCGLVIDFVGVLKELNKALAFDSDEVSGVIEDLDVLFARFKELMAGPGKKYLEAAGKGGGNDEKLDRLLYEEFMDKDKRQQFADFFKELETLYEILSPDPELRDHIEDYNRLVDIYVMLRNAYGKKTMFYGDIAHKTEMLVRDSAEAYLNEMTKTVEFDAAALEALKKKKGPDNPKIVNLVKSLTQAANERGEKEPYLISISDRAEAVMAALEDRQVSTKDAMERIEALMREKFEAEKARKESGLDPDTFEVFWLLKQEKLPDAEAIAKEITAAYERFPNYATNTDEQRQLKIEIYNSLLRVVSPKRMVDLTEAILRLRRQ